CGCTGCGCGGTCTCGCGCCGCTCGAGCGCTTCGGCGGCGCGGCTCTGGAGCTCCTGCGCCAGATCCTCGTCGAAGCCCTCGATGCTCGCCAGTTCGTCGAGCTCGACATAAGCGACCTCTTCCAGCGCGCCGAAGCCTTCGGCGACGAGCAGCTGCGCCAGCGTCTCGTCGACGTCGAGCTCGTTCTGGAACATCTCGCTGTTGGCCACGAATTCCTGCTGCCGCTTCTCGCTCGAATCGGTCTCGGTCAGGATGTCGATCGCCTTGCCGGTCAGCTGGCTGGCCAGACGCACGTTCTGGCCGCGACGGCCGATGGCGAGGCTGAGCTGATCGTCGGGAACGACGACCTCGATGCGGTCCTCTTCCTCGTCGATGACGACGCGGGCGACGTTCGCCGGCTGCAGCGCGTTGACGACGAAGGTCGCGGTGTCGGGCGACCAGGGGATGATGTCGATCTTCTCACCCTGCATTTCCTGGACGACCGCCTGCACGCGGCTGCCCTTCATGCCGACGCAGGCGCCGACCGGATCGATGCCCGAATCATGGCTGATGACGCCGATCTTGGCGCGGCTGCCCGGGTCGCGCGCGGCGGCCTTGATCTCGATGATGCCGTCGTAGATTTCGGGCACTTCCTGCGCGAACAGCTTCTTCATGAAGTCCGGATGCGCGCGGCTGAGGAAGATCTGCGGCCCGCGGTTCTCACGGCGGACGTTCAGGATGATCGAACGGACGCGGTCGCCGACGCGGACCAGTTCGCGCGGGATCTGCTGGTCGCGGCGGATGACGCCTTCGGCGCGGCCCAGATCAACGACGATGTGACCGAATTCGACGCGCTTGGCGACGCCGATGATGATCTCGCCCTGGCGATCCTTGAATTCTTCATACTGGCGCTCGCGCTCGGCATCGCGGACCTTCTGGAAGATGATCTGCTTCGATGCCTGCGCCTGGATGCGGCCGAATTCGATCGGGGGCAGCGGATCGACGATGAAGTCGCCGACCTGGGCGTCCTTCTGCAACTTCTGCGCGCCCTTCAGGTCGACCTGCTTGAAATAGTCGTCGACCTGCTCGACCACCTCGACGACGCGCCACAGACGCAGATCGCCGGTGTTCGGATCGAGCTTTGCGCGGATGTCGTTTTCCGAGCCATAGCGGTTCTTGGCCGCGCGCTGGATCGCGTCCTCCATCGCCTCGATGACGATGGCCTTGTCGATCAGCTTTTCCTTCGCAACCGAATCGGCGATCGCGATCAGTTCGGCGCGGTTTGCGGTGATGCCGCCGGACGGGGACGAGGCCATTGCGCTTATTCCTCAGTTTCGATGATCTTGTCGGCGCCCTGCGTCGACAATGGTGCGGTTGCGGCGATCAGCTTGTCGGTGATGACGAGCTTCGCGTCGGAAATTTGGGCAAAGGGGACGGTCATCGGCTGATGGCCGCGGACGTCGACGGTGACGGTGTCGCCTTCGATGCCGGCGAGCGTGCCGTTCAGTTGCTTGCGCCCGTCGATCTTCTCCGCAAGCGTCACGCGCGCTTCATGCCCCGCCCAGTCGGCATAGTCCTTCAGGCGGGTCAGCGGACGGTCGATGCCGGGCGACGACACTTCCAGGCGATAGGCGTAATCGATCGGATCCTTGCCCGCTTCCTCCAGCGCGTCGAACACGTCGGAGATACGGCGCGACAGGTCGGCACAGTCGTCGATCGTCAGCTGACGCGTGTCGGGCCGTTCGGCCATGACCTGCAGCGTCGGGTCGGACTGGCCGCCGAACATCTTCACGCGCACGAGGTCCAGCCCCAAAGCCTTCGCTTCGGGTTCGATGAGCGCGGTCAGATGCGCGATGTCGGCCAAACGCCAGTCTCCAGATACGAACATGCAACCTCGCTGCCGGCCCCGGTGGGACCAGCCTCGGCATGTATGACGATGTCGAGAAGGCATGCGGGATATAGAGCGAAGCGGGCGTGCGCGCAAGCGGCGTGGACGATTAGCGCGGCTTTAACCCACTTTGTGCCAGGATCAGTCCATCCGTTGGAGAAGCGCATCATGTACGAAGGCAAGATCGTCGCCGAAGCCGCCGTTGCGATGCCGCGGGACGTACGCCGTACCCTGGGCCGGCCCGACCGCGACCAAGGCAGCGCGGCGCTCGGTCTGGCGGTGCTGGTGATCGGGCTCCCGTTGCTCGCGGTGCGCATGTTTGTCTGGGCGGTGATAACCGACCTGCGCAAGCTCGGCCGCCTGGCCGGCGTCATCGGTGCGGCCGTGCGCGACGCGCGGCGATAGCGTAACACGCGAAACCTCGATCCGACTTGGGCGTTGCCGTGGAACATTTTCCCGGGAACATCTTCATGCGTCTCACCGCCATCCTGCTTGCCACGACTCTCATCGCCTGCACCGAAACGACCCCCGGCAATGCGCAGAATGCCGCTGCGCCGACCCCGGCAGGGCAGGGTACCGCGACCGCGGGGCTTCCGTTCGCCGTTACCGAGGTCGCCGATCTGACCTCCCCCTGGGCGATGGCCTTTCTTCCCGACGGGCGATTGCTGGTGACCGAAAAGGCCGGCGAGATGCTGCTGCTGTCGGGCGACGGCAGGCAGAAGCGCACCATCGCGACGATCCCGGTCGACAGTGCCGGCCAGGGCGGATTGATGGACGTCGTTCTTGCGCCGGGCTTCGCGCGGAACCGGCAGGTCTATTTCAGCTATTCGACCGCCGGCGCCGGCGGCAAGGGCGTGGTACTGGCGCGCGGCGTGCTGTCGGGCGCAGCCGGAGCGGAACAGTTGACCGGTATCACCGAGTTGTTCCGCGCGACGCCGTTCGTCGAGGGTAATGGCCATTATTCCGGCCGCATCGCCTTTGCCCCCGATGGCCGGCACCTGTTCTTCACCAATGGCGAGCGGCAGAAGTTCACCCCTGCGCAAGACCCGAAGGCGACACTGGGCAAAGTGCTGCGGCTGACACTTGACGGAAAGCCCGCGGGCGATCCGGGCCTGACCGCCAAGGGCTTCCATCCGGCCGTCTGGTCCTATGGCCACCGCAATCTGCTGGGCATCGCGTTCGACCGCGCGGGCAATCTGTGGGAGCAGGAGATGGGGCCGGAGGGCGGCGACGAGGTCAATCTGATCCTGCCCGGCCGCAACTATGGCTATCCCAAGGTGTCGAACGGCCGCAACTATGGTGCTGCGACCGACGACATCCCCGATCACGCGCCCGGCGACGGGTTCGAAGCGCCCAAGGTCTGGTGGACACCCGTCATCTCGCCGGCCGGACTGCTCGTCTATACCGGTGCGATGTTCCCCGAGTGGCAGGGCGATCTCTTCATCGGCGGTCTGTCGTCGAAGGCGCTGATCCGGGTCGATGTGAACGGGACCTCCGCGACCAAGGGTGACCAGTGGCCAATGGGCACCCGCATCCGCGATGTCGATCAGGGGCCGGACGGTGCGATCTGGCTGTTGGAGGACGGGCAGCGTGGCAGCAACGGTCGCGTCATCAAGCTTACGAAGCGATGAAAAGCGGCAGGGCGTTCGGGCCCATCGGCCCTCCCGCGAAGGTGGGAGCACGCAGCCACGAGCAGCCGGCCCGACACACCTAGGCTCCCGCCTTGCGGGAACACGGCGGAGTGGAGACCAATTCAATCCGTTCGTGCTGAGCTTGTCGAACCACCGTTCTTCGTGCCGCCGGCGATGCGCGGGCGTAATGTGGAACAGGGACAGTGGTTCGACTTCGCTCGGCACCCAACGACGGAAGCGTAACGGTCATGGCCCCGCCGCGGCGAAGCCGCGTCGTCGGTCGTCGCTTAGGCGACGCCGGCCGTGGGTCGGGCCGTGACGCGGAATAGCTGCGCTATTCCGCTGCCCTCCCCTTGAATCCCTGTGCCACGACATACCATTCGCTCGACCCCTTCCGGCTGGCCGGGGGCTTGGCATGTTTCACGCTCGTAAAATTGCGCTTCATCTCGGCCACCAGCGCCGAATCCGCGCCGCCTGCGAACACCTTCGCAACGAAGGTGCCGCCCTTCTCCAGCACGTCGATCGCGAAGGCGACCGCGGTTTCGACCAGGGCCATGGTGCGCAATGCATCGGTCTGGGGATGGCCGACGGTGTTCGCCGCCATGTCGGAGATGACCAGGTCCGGCGCGCCGCCCAATGCCTCGATCAGCACGTCGGGCGCCTTGTCGTCCATGAAGTCCATCTGGAAGATGGTGACGCCGTCGATCGGGTCGACCGGCAACAGATCGATGCCGACGATCGCGGCCTTGGGGCAGTATTTGCGTACGACCTGCGCCCATCCACCCGGCGCGATGCCCAGGTCGACGACCCGCTTCGCCCCGCGCAGGATCGTGAATCGCTCGTCGAGTTCGGTCAGCTTGTACGCCGCGCGGCTGCGATAGCCTTCCGCCTTCGCGCGCTTCACGTACGGGTCGTTCAGCTGCCGCTCGAGCCAGCGGGTCGATTGGGCTGTCCGTCCGCGCGCGGTCTTGACGCGGGTCCGCCCGCCGCTGCCGCCCCGGCTCACTGGCGGGTCCCCATCAGGCGGCGCAGGATGCCTTCGCGAATGCCGCGGTCGGCGATGCCGAGTTGTTCGGCGGGCCAGATGTCCAGAATTTCCTCCAGGATGGCGCAGCCCGCGACGACCAGGTCGGCGCGTTCGGGGCCGATGCACGGCACCTTGGCGCGGCCGGCGACGTCCAGGCTGGCGATGTGTCGGCTGACGTCGCGCATCGCGCCCGCCGGCATGATGAGTCCGTCGACCGCCGAGCGGTCATAGCTGTCGAGGCCGAGGTGTACGCTGGCCAGCGTCGTCACCGTGCCCGATGTGCCCAGCAACCGCCGCCGCTCGACGTCGCGTGGCAGGCGCCCGGCGAACGGCGCGAAGCTGGCCCGCACCAGTGCGCGCATCGCGGCATAGCCGTCCTTCGCCGCGCTTTCGGTCAGCGACACCACCCCCCAGGGCGCGCTGTGCCAGTCGAGCACGGTCGGCACCGCGCTGCGCGTGTCGACCAGGACCAGCTCGGTCGACCCGCCGCCGATGTCGAAGACCAGCGCCGCCCCCTCGCCCGGCTCGATCAACGCGTGGCAGCCGAGCACCGCCAGCCGTGCCTCTTCCTCTGCCGAGATGATGTCCAGCATGATGCCCGTCTCGCGGTACGCACGCTGGATGAACTCCGGGCCGTTGGTAGCTCGGCGACACGCTTCGGTCGCGACCGAGCGGGCGAGCGCCACGTCGCGGCGCTTCAGCTTGTCGGCGCACACCCGCAAGGCAGCGATGGTCCGCTCGATCGCCTCGTCGCTCAGGCGACCGGTCGCAGCGAGGCCTTCGCCCAGCCGAACGATCCGGCTGAAGGCGTCGACGACCGCGAAGCCCTGGCCCTGCGGCCGGGCAATGAGCAGGCGACAATTGTTGGTGCCAAGATCCAGCGCGGCGTAATGCCGCGCCTGCGGCCAGCGGCCATGCGCTGGCGATCGTGGGGCCGGACGGGGCGCGTGGGCACGCGGTCCGTACGGCCCTCGGGCGGAAACATCCCCCACGGCCGTAACTTTCTTCTTATCGTTCTCGTCCGTCACGACCGCGAACCGGTCGTTCGGTGCTTGGATGCGAAGGTAACGGTTCATCGCACGATCGACAAGAGACGTCCGCATAAGTGGTTGACAGCCTCGACGACTTGCGACTAGAGGCCCGCCTCCCAATGGATCGTTGCCCGATCCTCTAATGGTAAGAGAGCGGACTCTGACTCCGTCAATCAAGGTTCGAATCCTTGTCGGGCATCCATCTTCGATTGCGGTATCAGGTAGCGATCGCGCCTAGATCCGGATGGCGCTTTTGACGCCCTTTCCTGATATCAGCGAGCATCCGAACCCTCGCCATTTCCTGAAGTGGCGGCATCCCGCGCTGGCCGGACAGCATGAAGCTGCGGCGCTTCCTTCGAGCTGGAAGCGTTCGGGATTGTTCGAATGTCCCTCGAGGAACCGACGGCTTGGCGCGGCGGCTCGGGCCGGCATTCCGGTCCGGTGACGTCATCTTGCCGCGGAGGCCGGGGGCGTCGAGCCCGCTAACCACCCACCATAGCTTCCGATACACGCGGCGAGGCCCAAATTGCACGCGATTAGGGCGGCTGCATACCGCCAGGAAATCGCGATCGGCCAGTCCCAGACAGAACTCGCCACGAGGGCCAGTAAATAGCCGCAGGCCACACCGAGAAACGAGCCCGCGATCGTGAGAATAAGGTTCTCGATGATGATCTGTCGCGCGACGTTATGGCGGAGCGCACCCATTGCCATCCGGATCGCGAATTCGCGCCGGCGAAGTTGGCAAGCGGCGATCGTCACGGCGCAATAGCAAATGACGCTGACGAGGATGACTATGGCCGTGATACTTGCAAGCAATCGCGCCACCATGTTCCGTTGACGTTCCTGATCACGGACGCTCGCCTCGGGATCGTCGAAGAGATAGGGCGAAAGCCGGGTCTGCGGCACACCGTGACGCTTTCGCAGAAGCGTGTCTGCGCTCGTTCGCGCGGCCGCCATGTCTTCGCCTTCCGGAAAGAAGAGCGTAAGCCAACTCACCGCTCGCCGCGGCTCCTCCTCCTGGCCAAAATATCGTTTGACGATCTGGAAGGGCAGGATCGCCGCGTCGACGAAACGACGCGCCGGACGTGTATCCGGATATCGCAACACGCCGATGATTTCGCAGCTCACGCCTGAAAGATGCAGCGTTCGACCCACGGTCGCGCCATCGCCGAGCTGATCTGCCGCGCCACTACCGAGCAGGCAGACGCGCGCATTCTCCTCCAGTTCGGTTTCGGTAAACCACCGGCCTGATGCAAGCGGCGTATCCAGTTCGGACCGATACTGACCGAGCACGCCATAGACCGGAATATTGGCGGCGCCGTTTTCGAAGCGGACTGCAGCTCGGCCCGTCGTCCAAGTCGCCGCTTCCGTCGCTCGCGGCATGGCTTGGCGAAGGAATGTCAGATCATCCAGACTCGGCGGGCCTACTCGTTCGTTCGTGATCTCGTTCGCACGAATCGTTAGCGTAAAGGCAGAGCGTCCGAAGCTCATCCGACGCAGGATGTCATCGAAGCCTCCGATGATCGCGGTGCAGAAGAAGACCGAGCTCACAGCACACATGACCGTGATCAATATCGTCCCACTCCGCCAGCGGGCGGAGCCGATGCCCCAAAGCGCCGACTGCAGCGTGATGTTCATTCATCCGCCTCGAGACGTCCCCGATGCATAGCGAGGCGACGCGACAACCGGCCCATGACAAGCGGGTCATGGGTGGAACACACGACCAAGGTTCCGCGGCTTGCGGATGCGGCCAGCGCGTCGATGACTGCGAGGCTGTTCGCCTCGTCTAGCGACGCCGTCGGCTCATCGCAGATGAGGATCGCTGGCTCCTTCAGAAGCGCACGCAGCAGTGCGATCCGCTGTCGCTCGCCACCCGACAGATTGTCGACCGGCCTGTCTGCGAAGCCATGCAGATGATACTCCGCGAGCTTCATGAAGGCCTTCTCCCGGGCTCGTTTGCCGGACCAGCCCATGTAGCGCAGCGGCAGCGTCAGATTGCCGATGACCGACATATTCGCCAGCAACCCTGCATCCTGGAAGAGAAAGCCGATCCGGTCCCGCCGTAGACGCGCGATGCGACGATCCAGCTTGCCGGGTGTCACGATTTCTTCGCCGATCCGCAGCGTACCGGCACTCGGCGCGTCGAGCAGACCGATCAGGTTGAGCAGGGTAGATTTCCCGCAGCCCGACGGCCCGATCACGCCGACGAACGAGCCTGCATGCAGATCGAAGTCGACACTATCCACCGCGGTCGTTTGGGTAGCGCCGGATCCGAACCGGCGACTGACGCCGCGCGCTTCGATAAGCGGGCTCATGTTTCTTTCGGAGGGACCCGGCGTGCCTCGCCCAGCACGACCGTCTCGCCGGGCCGCAGGCCGCTGATCGCGGCAAAGACATCCTCTCCCTGTTCACCTACCCGGATCAGCCGTCGAACGGGCTTTCCGCCCTCCAGCACGAAGATTCGCCGCAGCCCCTTCGAAAACAGAAAGCCGAATTCATATCCTTCCCCCATAGCGATCGCCAGTCGCCGTTCCTCGGCATCTTTCGCACTCTGCAGCGCCTTCGTCATCGAGGGCGTCATCAGCGGAATATAGTCAGGGGGGCGGAAATACAGTGCCTTCACCGGCACCTTCAGTACGTTGCGTGCATCGGCATTCACGAACTCGACATTGGCTGTCATACCGGGGCGAATGGTCGGGTTCGAACGCGTAAACGACAGCGAGATCGTATAGTAAATGAACCGACCCTCTTTGATCGGGCGGTTGCTGATGTAGGCGATGGTCGCAGGAAAAGTCTCGTTTGGAGCCGTATCGACGCTGAACCGTATGTTTTCCGCCTGCTGTGCCCGCGCAAGATCCTGTTCGGGGACCTTTACCTTGACCTGAAGCGCGTCGCCGCCGCCCGCCAGGTAGAACGCATCGGCGAGCGAGGGACCGACGATCTGACCCGGTACGATCGAAACATCCTCCACCGTGCAGGAACAGGGTGATCGAAGGATTTCCTGCTCAGCGACCCGGGTCCGCAGGCGGGATGTTCTCGACGTCAACGCCGCCAGCTTGCGCTCCGCACTGCGAACATTGAGTTGCTCGGACTCGAGATCCTTTGCTTCCGCAGCCAATCGCGCATTCGGAACGAACCCTTTTTCATGAAGCTGCTTGACGCCGGCAAAGGTCGCCGCAGCCTTCGCCTGCCGATTGTGGGCGATCTCAAGCGCAATGCGCGCCTGTTCGAGATCAATCGAAGCGTCGTTCGCAGCGTCGGATGGTTCACGCAGCGAAAGGCGCGCAAGCGGCTGTCCCTTTACGACGTGATCACCCAGTCGGGCGGAAACGGACACGACCTGCGCGTCGGCAAGAACCGGCACCATCATCTCGATGGGCTGGCGGACATCGCCGACGGCCTGGACGATGTCTCGTAAGTCGCCGCGCTGAACGTCGATCGTTTCATAGCGCTGCTGATCTTCACGGTCCGAACAGGACAGCAAGGTAAGAAGGATCAGCGGAAGCAACGGCCGGACGGGATTTCCAAACATCACGCCTCGTCTTTGTCCGTTCACCGTAGGATCTGATCGATAATCGTGGCGCCACCCACTCCATCTTGACGCAGCATGAGACCATGACGGATCGAGATGTAATATCGCAGATCCTGTATCGTGATGCTTTCCACCGCCGGTACTGATCTGACATCCCGGACCCTGACGGGACGGACCACCGGAACACCTTCGCAGCTTCGGTAAGCTGGCCAGTCCTTATGTCAGCGCAACCCAGGAGCTTCACCCGCATCTGGCCATTGATGGTCCGCGGCGATCCGTTGATGTTCGAGTATTCATCAAAAGGTATGGACGTGATCTGCCCGACGGGGGCGTGCCATATACCATCCGCCGCCGCACCGTACCGCCATCGGCGATAGATAAAGTCCCCGGGTACCCCATCCTGCAATGACAGTATGCCGAATAAAGATCGCGAATAGTCGCCCTTTTGACCGAGCATAGCGCTGCCCGGTCGGATGAAATACTCCGACTTGATACGGTAGTGGCGGAGGCGTTCTTCAGCTGTGTGGCAAATTTGCTCGATGATCCGTCCGAGAAGCGATAAATTACCGTCGCTCCGATGAAGGCTTTGGGGATGGCCCATTTTGCCACCGACTCCGAAGCATTGCACTGGCGGATTCGGGCAGACGACGATGCGGCCGTTGCTCCCCCTGCGGAAAGCGTAAAGGCAGTTGCTACGAGGGATAGTTTCAGCCGTATCAACGCATGTCGCCGGTTGTGCTGCGCTCGGTTGTCCAAATATGGTTGCAAGTTGGGGCAATCTCTTACGCGTTTAGTGGGCTATGCAGCAGCCACGAGCCTTACGATTGCCGGTGCGGCGCTTGAAGATAGGAGTATAACTTCCTTATGTTTTACCTTTTTTAGCCTGATCGTCGGGCGTCAATTATTTGAAATTGTCTGCTGAAAATATTACGCCGATTCTCTATTGATTATTTTGACGTAATGCAAATTAAATTTGTATC
The nucleotide sequence above comes from Roseomonas aeriglobus. Encoded proteins:
- the nusA gene encoding transcription termination/antitermination protein NusA, producing the protein MASSPSGGITANRAELIAIADSVAKEKLIDKAIVIEAMEDAIQRAAKNRYGSENDIRAKLDPNTGDLRLWRVVEVVEQVDDYFKQVDLKGAQKLQKDAQVGDFIVDPLPPIEFGRIQAQASKQIIFQKVRDAERERQYEEFKDRQGEIIIGVAKRVEFGHIVVDLGRAEGVIRRDQQIPRELVRVGDRVRSIILNVRRENRGPQIFLSRAHPDFMKKLFAQEVPEIYDGIIEIKAAARDPGSRAKIGVISHDSGIDPVGACVGMKGSRVQAVVQEMQGEKIDIIPWSPDTATFVVNALQPANVARVVIDEEEDRIEVVVPDDQLSLAIGRRGQNVRLASQLTGKAIDILTETDSSEKRQQEFVANSEMFQNELDVDETLAQLLVAEGFGALEEVAYVELDELASIEGFDEDLAQELQSRAAEALERRETAQREERRALGVEDALAEMPYLTEAMLVTLGKAGIKTLDDLADLATDELIAKKRQEPRRRNDADKPAPQREGDKGGVLGQYGLSEEQGNEIIMAARAHWFADEEPAQEDADAESEQ
- the rimP gene encoding ribosome maturation protein RimP, producing MFVSGDWRLADIAHLTALIEPEAKALGLDLVRVKMFGGQSDPTLQVMAERPDTRQLTIDDCADLSRRISDVFDALEEAGKDPIDYAYRLEVSSPGIDRPLTRLKDYADWAGHEARVTLAEKIDGRKQLNGTLAGIEGDTVTVDVRGHQPMTVPFAQISDAKLVITDKLIAATAPLSTQGADKIIETEE
- a CDS encoding PQQ-dependent sugar dehydrogenase; translated protein: MRLTAILLATTLIACTETTPGNAQNAAAPTPAGQGTATAGLPFAVTEVADLTSPWAMAFLPDGRLLVTEKAGEMLLLSGDGRQKRTIATIPVDSAGQGGLMDVVLAPGFARNRQVYFSYSTAGAGGKGVVLARGVLSGAAGAEQLTGITELFRATPFVEGNGHYSGRIAFAPDGRHLFFTNGERQKFTPAQDPKATLGKVLRLTLDGKPAGDPGLTAKGFHPAVWSYGHRNLLGIAFDRAGNLWEQEMGPEGGDEVNLILPGRNYGYPKVSNGRNYGAATDDIPDHAPGDGFEAPKVWWTPVISPAGLLVYTGAMFPEWQGDLFIGGLSSKALIRVDVNGTSATKGDQWPMGTRIRDVDQGPDGAIWLLEDGQRGSNGRVIKLTKR
- a CDS encoding RlmE family RNA methyltransferase, with protein sequence MSRGGSGGRTRVKTARGRTAQSTRWLERQLNDPYVKRAKAEGYRSRAAYKLTELDERFTILRGAKRVVDLGIAPGGWAQVVRKYCPKAAIVGIDLLPVDPIDGVTIFQMDFMDDKAPDVLIEALGGAPDLVISDMAANTVGHPQTDALRTMALVETAVAFAIDVLEKGGTFVAKVFAGGADSALVAEMKRNFTSVKHAKPPASRKGSSEWYVVAQGFKGRAAE
- a CDS encoding Ppx/GppA family phosphatase gives rise to the protein MNRYLRIQAPNDRFAVVTDENDKKKVTAVGDVSARGPYGPRAHAPRPAPRSPAHGRWPQARHYAALDLGTNNCRLLIARPQGQGFAVVDAFSRIVRLGEGLAATGRLSDEAIERTIAALRVCADKLKRRDVALARSVATEACRRATNGPEFIQRAYRETGIMLDIISAEEEARLAVLGCHALIEPGEGAALVFDIGGGSTELVLVDTRSAVPTVLDWHSAPWGVVSLTESAAKDGYAAMRALVRASFAPFAGRLPRDVERRRLLGTSGTVTTLASVHLGLDSYDRSAVDGLIMPAGAMRDVSRHIASLDVAGRAKVPCIGPERADLVVAGCAILEEILDIWPAEQLGIADRGIREGILRRLMGTRQ
- a CDS encoding ABC transporter permease, giving the protein MNITLQSALWGIGSARWRSGTILITVMCAVSSVFFCTAIIGGFDDILRRMSFGRSAFTLTIRANEITNERVGPPSLDDLTFLRQAMPRATEAATWTTGRAAVRFENGAANIPVYGVLGQYRSELDTPLASGRWFTETELEENARVCLLGSGAADQLGDGATVGRTLHLSGVSCEIIGVLRYPDTRPARRFVDAAILPFQIVKRYFGQEEEPRRAVSWLTLFFPEGEDMAAARTSADTLLRKRHGVPQTRLSPYLFDDPEASVRDQERQRNMVARLLASITAIVILVSVICYCAVTIAACQLRRREFAIRMAMGALRHNVARQIIIENLILTIAGSFLGVACGYLLALVASSVWDWPIAISWRYAAALIACNLGLAACIGSYGGWLAGSTPPASAAR
- a CDS encoding ABC transporter ATP-binding protein — protein: MSPLIEARGVSRRFGSGATQTTAVDSVDFDLHAGSFVGVIGPSGCGKSTLLNLIGLLDAPSAGTLRIGEEIVTPGKLDRRIARLRRDRIGFLFQDAGLLANMSVIGNLTLPLRYMGWSGKRAREKAFMKLAEYHLHGFADRPVDNLSGGERQRIALLRALLKEPAILICDEPTASLDEANSLAVIDALAASASRGTLVVCSTHDPLVMGRLSRRLAMHRGRLEADE
- a CDS encoding efflux RND transporter periplasmic adaptor subunit → MFGNPVRPLLPLILLTLLSCSDREDQQRYETIDVQRGDLRDIVQAVGDVRQPIEMMVPVLADAQVVSVSARLGDHVVKGQPLARLSLREPSDAANDASIDLEQARIALEIAHNRQAKAAATFAGVKQLHEKGFVPNARLAAEAKDLESEQLNVRSAERKLAALTSRTSRLRTRVAEQEILRSPCSCTVEDVSIVPGQIVGPSLADAFYLAGGGDALQVKVKVPEQDLARAQQAENIRFSVDTAPNETFPATIAYISNRPIKEGRFIYYTISLSFTRSNPTIRPGMTANVEFVNADARNVLKVPVKALYFRPPDYIPLMTPSMTKALQSAKDAEERRLAIAMGEGYEFGFLFSKGLRRIFVLEGGKPVRRLIRVGEQGEDVFAAISGLRPGETVVLGEARRVPPKET